One Methanolobus sp. WCC4 DNA segment encodes these proteins:
- a CDS encoding glycosyltransferase — protein sequence MTEKERKKNLLVVCHGYNAFVKDWTDEISKSFNNVYVFVRYNTLFDIANILKKGKYSHKTLQYKINNNDKPSNVVIIVNKFFYIPRGFFLRRAGNQHLNSVVKQIEQNNLKFDLIHAHFTWTSGYVASKLKFMYNVPAIITAHGFDIYELPFRDEWWCRKISHLLNEVDYVLTVSKKNMELIASLNTSTEKKVITNGYNSHLFKPKDMNSCRDKLNLPLNKKILLSIGNLVEIKGHKYLLEAVAKLTDKRDDFILIIIGEGPLKDTLKKQVLNLKLENKVKLIGIKPHEEIVFWLGACDLFVLPSLNEGNPTVMFEAMGCGKPFIGTNVGGVPDIINDDKLGIIVESGNSDLLSDSIQKAFQTNWDYEFITESSKKYTWTNVVQQTLSVYDDILNN from the coding sequence ATGACTGAAAAAGAAAGGAAAAAAAACTTGCTAGTTGTTTGTCATGGTTACAATGCATTTGTAAAAGATTGGACTGACGAAATATCGAAGAGCTTTAATAATGTTTACGTGTTTGTTCGCTACAATACATTATTTGATATAGCCAATATTCTAAAAAAGGGGAAGTATTCTCACAAAACCCTCCAATATAAAATAAATAATAACGATAAACCATCCAATGTGGTCATTATTGTCAATAAATTTTTCTATATACCGCGTGGATTCTTTTTGAGAAGAGCCGGAAACCAACATTTAAACTCAGTTGTTAAGCAAATTGAGCAAAATAACCTGAAATTTGACCTAATCCACGCGCACTTTACCTGGACCTCTGGCTATGTTGCCTCGAAATTGAAATTCATGTACAATGTTCCTGCCATAATTACTGCACATGGTTTCGACATATATGAACTGCCATTCAGGGATGAATGGTGGTGTCGAAAAATAAGTCATTTACTAAATGAAGTAGATTATGTATTAACAGTAAGTAAAAAAAATATGGAACTTATTGCATCTTTGAACACATCTACAGAAAAAAAAGTTATTACAAATGGTTATAATTCACATTTATTTAAGCCAAAGGACATGAATTCTTGCAGAGACAAGCTCAACTTGCCATTAAATAAAAAAATATTATTGTCAATCGGAAACTTAGTAGAAATAAAAGGCCACAAGTATTTGTTAGAAGCTGTGGCAAAATTGACAGACAAAAGAGATGATTTTATATTAATCATTATTGGTGAGGGACCTCTTAAAGACACACTAAAAAAACAAGTACTCAATTTGAAACTGGAAAATAAAGTGAAACTAATAGGGATTAAGCCCCATGAGGAAATTGTTTTTTGGTTAGGTGCATGTGATTTATTTGTATTACCAAGCTTAAATGAAGGAAATCCTACTGTAATGTTTGAAGCAATGGGATGTGGCAAACCATTTATAGGGACAAATGTTGGAGGAGTTCCTGATATCATAAATGATGATAAATTGGGTATTATAGTAGAATCTGGTAACTCAGATTTGCTCTCAGATTCAATACAAAAAGCATTTCAAACTAACTGGGATTACGAATTTATTACTGAATCTTCAAAAAAATACACATGGACAAATGTAGTACAGCAAACATTGTCAGTTTACGACGACATTCTTAATAACTGA
- a CDS encoding glycosyltransferase family 39 protein has translation MMNSHKTYLLIALVIGTSMRFYGLDIQSLWVDELYTITNASFSLAYLFDTLSYDVHPPLHNLFLFLWMKLFGDSEVSVRLPSAMAGFLSMIAMYHYTKQFYGKNIATSATILLSLTFAGIYYSQEARSYSFLLLFSIVSTFLFMKIVTTPEENKVNYYHYAFYSVIAILISYTHYFGLLLIILQCIYWITISYVYGENKYKPILVALILIISYLPWFQILKTTISEKNGGNFWIPTPTLHLFIDFFMTATYPKKTIVLIFFLLIVIIPLIINFKQFRSNLFSTINTISLKSPTFIAVYLILSSSSITFLISQHTPILTVRNLLIIAPMVYLLIALWVSMNPLFGNHKQNAYILATCLICLMMLLPSYYSPNKEQFREAIEYSVNQADIGTYLLFLGDYDMHNRYNYYVNKQNIPTDVTLVMQNPNMDLIEYYNASLTNVNDLIIIGAHTRDLNENEKIYLEEQYDKCTIKKFYSAIVYEYKNEYSSKDNQI, from the coding sequence ATGATGAACAGTCACAAAACATACCTACTGATAGCCCTAGTGATTGGGACTTCAATGAGGTTTTATGGACTTGACATACAAAGTCTTTGGGTTGATGAGCTATATACAATCACTAATGCCTCATTCTCTTTAGCTTACTTATTTGATACATTATCATATGATGTGCATCCACCACTACATAATCTATTCTTATTCCTCTGGATGAAGTTATTTGGAGACTCTGAAGTATCAGTTCGGTTGCCAAGTGCAATGGCTGGCTTCTTATCAATGATAGCAATGTATCATTACACAAAACAATTTTATGGGAAAAATATAGCAACCTCAGCAACTATTTTGCTATCGTTAACTTTTGCAGGTATATATTATTCCCAAGAAGCAAGAAGCTATAGTTTTTTACTATTGTTTTCCATTGTTTCAACTTTTTTGTTTATGAAAATTGTTACTACTCCTGAAGAAAATAAAGTAAATTATTACCATTATGCGTTCTACTCAGTTATCGCAATACTGATATCTTATACTCACTATTTTGGCTTGCTATTAATTATATTGCAATGTATATATTGGATTACTATAAGTTATGTTTATGGTGAAAACAAATACAAGCCCATTTTGGTTGCGCTCATTTTGATTATTTCGTATTTACCTTGGTTCCAAATATTAAAGACTACTATATCTGAAAAAAATGGTGGAAACTTTTGGATACCAACACCAACTTTACACCTATTCATTGACTTTTTCATGACGGCAACCTATCCAAAAAAAACAATCGTACTAATCTTTTTTCTTTTAATAGTTATAATCCCTTTAATAATTAACTTCAAACAATTTAGGAGCAATCTGTTCAGTACAATAAATACTATAAGTCTTAAATCCCCAACCTTCATTGCAGTGTATCTAATTTTAAGTTCTTCATCAATAACATTTTTAATATCCCAGCATACTCCTATTCTCACCGTAAGGAATTTGTTAATAATAGCCCCTATGGTATATCTTCTGATAGCTTTATGGGTATCAATGAATCCATTATTTGGAAATCATAAACAAAATGCATACATACTAGCAACATGTTTAATCTGTTTAATGATGTTGCTACCTTCTTATTATAGTCCAAACAAAGAACAATTTAGAGAAGCAATTGAATATTCTGTAAATCAGGCTGACATTGGAACATACTTATTATTTTTAGGGGACTATGATATGCATAACAGATATAATTATTACGTAAATAAGCAAAATATCCCAACAGATGTAACTTTAGTTATGCAAAACCCAAATATGGACTTAATTGAATATTATAATGCATCATTAACAAATGTTAATGATTTAATAATTATTGGAGCTCACACAAGAGATTTAAATGAAAATGAAAAAATATATCTTGAGGAGCAGTATGATAAATGTACCATAAAGAAATTCTATTCAGCAATTGTTTATGAATACAAAAACGAATATTCATCAAAAGATAATCAAATCTAA
- a CDS encoding decaprenyl-phosphate phosphoribosyltransferase produces MSYRAETINISILLPFIIRMIKDILKSMRPHQWYKNLIIFVCIIFSLNYFNLQMWITTISAFIVFCLLSGAQYIINDILDKEKDIHHPTKKNRPIASGKLKISHAIVASSLFLALATIWAYLINWQFLIVGIGYFILSLSYSLYLKNLVVVDVLTISIGFVLRATAGCVAINVFISPWLIICTFLAALFLALGKRRHELILLDDKANKHRKSLDGVSPQMLDQMITIVTAALIMSYSLYTFLAENILMMVTIPITIYGTFRYLFLIHSKNIGGEPEMLFKDKSMITSMVVWGITVILIFIIG; encoded by the coding sequence ATGTCCTACAGAGCTGAAACAATAAATATTTCAATATTGCTACCTTTTATAATACGCATGATAAAAGATATACTCAAAAGTATGCGCCCACATCAGTGGTATAAAAATTTAATCATTTTTGTATGCATAATCTTTTCTTTAAACTATTTCAATTTGCAGATGTGGATTACCACTATATCCGCATTCATTGTGTTTTGCCTGCTTTCAGGTGCGCAGTATATCATTAATGATATTCTTGACAAAGAAAAGGACATTCATCATCCCACCAAAAAGAATAGGCCCATCGCTTCTGGAAAACTGAAAATATCTCATGCAATTGTTGCATCATCACTATTTCTTGCCTTAGCGACCATATGGGCGTACTTGATCAACTGGCAATTTCTTATAGTAGGTATAGGATATTTTATTCTAAGCTTGAGTTATTCGTTATATCTCAAAAATCTCGTGGTGGTTGATGTGCTGACCATATCCATAGGTTTTGTGTTACGTGCCACTGCGGGTTGTGTAGCAATAAATGTATTCATCTCTCCCTGGTTGATAATATGTACATTTCTTGCAGCATTATTCTTAGCTTTGGGCAAAAGAAGACATGAACTTATCTTACTTGATGATAAAGCAAACAAGCATCGCAAATCATTGGATGGAGTTTCACCTCAAATGCTCGACCAGATGATTACAATCGTCACTGCTGCCCTGATAATGTCATATTCACTATATACATTTCTTGCAGAAAACATTTTAATGATGGTAACTATCCCTATTACAATATATGGAACTTTCAGATACCTCTTTCTTATTCATTCAAAGAATATAGGAGGAGAACCCGAGATGTTATTCAAAGATAAAAGTATGATTACAAGTATGGTAGTATGGGGAATTACAGTGATATTGATATTCATAATTGGATAG
- a CDS encoding exosortase/archaeosortase family protein encodes MNKKLDLYKLGYILSITIFIIGLRISLSWSYNNRFVGVFISLCSIALAYYIYRKTTPLLEKERFEVNRLQLLAGIALVILVFIYNFLALDELGSFDIGMLVSGFIIILLNLGVLNFLNLTKNSISFITYFLFITMILYGFLFSGLPFIAGDKDNNLFFDFVTKSVAALSAILLNFIKPTSYYGNVIDFDSFVVYIGDACSGVESISIFLSAALAYMISIKSKDYKKMVVFIFIGIIILYIINILRVMSIILAGYYISLDAFYLVHRHLGWIFFVIGMSFFWYLLINNFKPNDK; translated from the coding sequence ATGAATAAAAAACTCGACTTATATAAATTGGGATATATTCTGAGTATAACTATTTTCATAATTGGATTAAGGATATCTTTAAGCTGGTCCTACAACAATCGTTTTGTTGGAGTTTTTATTAGTCTATGTTCCATAGCACTTGCATACTATATTTATCGCAAAACCACACCGCTTCTTGAAAAAGAAAGATTTGAAGTTAACCGATTGCAATTGTTAGCTGGAATTGCTTTAGTAATCCTTGTTTTCATCTATAATTTTCTCGCTTTAGACGAACTTGGGTCATTCGACATCGGAATGCTGGTCTCAGGCTTCATAATAATTTTGCTTAATCTAGGAGTACTCAACTTCTTGAATCTAACTAAAAATAGTATATCCTTTATAACTTATTTCTTATTTATTACAATGATTCTATACGGATTCCTATTTAGTGGCCTACCTTTCATAGCTGGAGATAAAGATAATAACCTATTTTTTGACTTCGTGACAAAATCTGTAGCTGCGCTATCGGCAATTCTATTAAACTTCATCAAACCAACAAGTTATTATGGTAATGTAATAGATTTTGATAGCTTTGTTGTTTATATCGGCGATGCTTGCTCAGGAGTAGAATCAATATCCATATTTTTATCGGCAGCACTTGCTTATATGATTTCTATCAAGTCTAAAGATTACAAAAAAATGGTTGTTTTTATATTTATAGGAATTATCATACTGTATATAATCAATATTTTACGTGTGATGAGTATAATCTTGGCAGGATATTATATCAGCTTAGATGCGTTCTATTTAGTCCATAGACATTTAGGGTGGATTTTTTTCGTAATAGGAATGAGCTTCTTTTGGTATTTATTAATAAATAATTTTAAACCAAACGATAAATAA